One Campylobacter concisus genomic window, TTGATGGTATCAATAAATTTTCGCTAATGGCGATCCCGATGTTTATCTTGGCTGGAAATTTACTAAGCAAAGGCGGCTCAGCAAGGCGTATCATCGACTTTGCAAAGTCTATGGTTGGGCACTTGCCAGGCGGCTTGCCTATGAGTGCGATATTTGCCTGCATAATCTTTGCAGCGGTCTCTGGAAGCTCACCTGCAACGGTTGTGGCTATTGGTTCAATTATGTTTGCAGCGATAAAAGAGGCTGGCTATCCAAAAGAGTACGCAGTGGGCGGCATAACTACGGCTGGCTCGCTTGGAATTTTGATCCCACCTTCGGTTGTTATGATAGTTTATGGCGTAACTGCTGAGGTTAGTATCGGTAAGCTCTTTATGGCGGGCGTCGTGCCAGGTCTTATGCTTGGTGCTTTTATGTTAGTTCAAACTTATGTCGGAGCAAAAAAGCTTGGATTTAAAGCGACTAAGGCTGAGCCACTTAAAGCAAGAGTGCAGAAATTTGCAAAAGCATTTTGGGCTTTACTAATCGTCGTTGTGGTTATTGGCGGAATTTATGGAGGCATATTCACTCCGACTGAAGCTGCTGCGGCAAGTGCGGTCTATGCGCTATTTATCTCGCTTTTTATCTATAGAGATATAAAGATAAAAGATCTTTGGGATATCTGCCTAGACTCAGCCCTTACAACAGCTATGATATTTTTCATCATCGCAAACGCCGTTGTTTTTGCATATTTGCTAACTAGCGAGCAGATCCCTCAAGCGATCGCTTCTATGATACTTGATGCAAATATCGGCATGATAGGGTTCTTGATATTTGTAAATATCTTGCTCTTTATCATGGGTCAGTTTATGGAGCCTTCAAGCGTTATCATGATCATGGTGCCGCTCTTGCTTCCGATAGCTACGCAACTAGGCGTTGATCCTATTCACTTTGGTATCATCTTGGTTGTAAATATGGAGATAGGTATGGTCACTCCGCCTGTTGGACTAAATTTATTTGTCGCAAGCGGTCTTACAAATATGAACTTAAAAGAGGTCATTGTGGCGTGCTTGCCATGGACGCTAACCTTGTTCTTTGGCCTTATCTTGGTTACTTATATACCGCAAATTTCACTTTGGCTACCAAACATAATGTATGGACATTAAAATTTAGAGGCTTAGGCCTCTAAATTTATCCTTTTGGATCGTAATCCGCACTCATAACGATATTTTTACCATTTCTCTTACCGACATAAAGTAACTCGTCAGCTTGCTTGATCATTTTTTCTATACTAAACTCACCTGCGCCATCATGTGCAACAACTCCAAATGTCATAGTTGCATTTATTTTTATATTTTCAAACTCAACTATGTTTTTATTAAGAGTCTCTCTTACGCGCTCTACGATACTTACAGCTACATCTTTTTTTACACCCAAGACGACTGCTAAAAATTCTTCTCCGCCAAATCTAGCTACTCTATCTTTATCTCTAAATGTATTTTTAAATATGCCTGATAAGCTTTTTAAAACAGCATCTCCTGCGCCGTGTCCATAGGTATCATTTATCTTTTTAAAGTTATCAATATCGCACATAACGATAGCAAAGTCCCTATTTTTATAAAGATCGTTTTGACTTAAAATTTTCTGCATCGAAGTACGATTTAAAAGTCCTGTTAATGGATCGTGATTTAAGATATTTTCAGCCATCTCTTTTTCCTCTAAGATGCTTAAAAATATAAATAAATTTGAGCTTTCCAAAAGGTACGAAACGATAACCGAAAATACGCAAACCATACTTAAGTTAAAAACAAAAAGTAGATCTTTAAAGCCGTCAAAATCTTTTACAGGCTGGCCATCTAAATATATATAGCAGACTATGGATAAAATTATTTGCGTTGCAACTATTATGTAGTTAAAAAATTTATAGGTAAATGACGTAAAAAATAGTATTAGCGACGATGCTAAAAACAATAACCCAAATCCGTATCCCCATCCAAGTGTCAGCATACAAACTAATGCATGAAATAAAATTTCAAGCTGGACTATTACCATTGTTATCTTGTTATTTTCAGGGCTATCATAAATAAGCCTTAAAAGAAAAAGATAGGTTGCTACTGAAAATACATTCGTAACTGCTAGAATTTCTTCTTTCATAAATAAAAAGATAAAAAAATAACAGACATGAGTTAATAATATTGAAAATATGATAATTTTTTGAGCCGTATAGAGTGAAATTCTACGCATCCGAGCCCTTTTTTAAAATTTCTAATTCGATGCGGTCTTTGCCATTTTGCTTGCCTTCGTAAAGCAGCTTATCTACTAAAGTTATGGCTTGCTCAAAATCCACCTCAATACCATTTGCACATATTAGCATGCCAAAGGTCATAGTAACTGGAGTTTTATCTGGAAGTTTTGCGTTGTTTATCTGTTTTTTAAGTCTTTTGCTCACTTCGTGGATAAATTCTATCTTTGTATCGGGCAAGATTATCAAAAATTCTTCTCCGCCCCAGCGGCAAACATAGTCTTTACCTCTAAATGATTTCTTCAAAGCACTGGCTACATCTTTTAAGACCTCATCGCCACAGTCATGCCCATATGTATCGTTTATTTTTTTAAAATTATCAATATCACCTAGCATTATGACTAAATTTGTATTACCACTTCTTTCCTTATTAGCAACTAGTTCAAATCTTAAAGTTTTTTCTATTATTCTTCTATTTAAAAGCCCCGTTAAAAAATCATGCTTTGAGTCCTTTTCAAGCTCTTCCGTCTCTTTTCTTATTTGCTGATATCCACTAGAAGTGATGATATCTGCAAACATTGAAAGTCTTAAAACAATAAAAAAAGCAAAAACAATACTGCATATAACTATCGCCCCTCGTATAGCCGATGGGATCAGCGGTGCCTCATCTTTGTGAATAAAATAAAGAAGTATAAGCAAGATTAATTCTAAAAATGCCATTATATAAGTAAGACTCTTTGAATCAAACGCTAGGAAGTAGTTTATAAAAATTACACCAACGAGTATTATCCAAATTCCAGTATTCCAACCCATAGTAGTAACAATAATAGTAACAAGTAATATGATATTTAGGTGAAATGCAAGAGATATTAATACTCTATATTTTATGTCAAATTTTATTCTAAGCAATATACCAGCTGCTATAAATAATAAGCACATAAAAAGTAGTGGTGTAGCTATGATCATAAAAAGCAACAAAGATAGTGCATTTGCAGCTATCATAACGTCTAATATCGTTTTATAGATATCATCGATCGCTTTATAACTACTTTGATCTACAAAATCGTGTGTCAAACAAAACTCCCTGTAAATTTATTCCATTAAATTTCATTAAGTATTTTTAATAAGAGTCGTAACTATCCTCATCCTCGTCACTATCTTCGTAGTTGTAGTCATTTTCATCGTAATTATAGTCATAACTATCGCTACTATCGTCCTCATCGTCATTAAATTCAGAGTAGTCTTCTTCTACTTCTTCATAGTCAAAATCATCACTCATTGTTTTCTCCTTAAATTTTATCTTTGATACTTTCAATATACAAGCTTTGGCTTGGGAATGCGAAATTTAGACCATTTTGCTTTAAAATATCCATAATCTTTAGCATTACATCTTGTTTGACATCTAGAAATTCTCCCCAAACGATAGTCTTTGCAAAACAATAAACTAAGATATTTATCGAGCTATCTGCAAAATCATCAACCACGACAAATAAATTTGATTTATATCCAGCATAATCATCAACCGAAACTATACTTTGTCTATATTTTAGCCCTTTTTTCTTTGCTGTTATATCCTCACTTTTGGCAATATCTGGATGATTTATCAACATAGTTTTTATGTCATCTACACATTTTTTAATCTCATCAGTTGTCGCTCCATACTCAATGCCAATTAGCATTCTAATACGTCTACCAACTTTTCTTCTACTCCAGTTTCTAACAGGATCACTTGCTAGTTTTGAGTTTGGCACAAAGATTAAAGCATTATCAAAACTTCTGATAGTCGTCTTTCTAAAGCCAACCTCAACGACAGTACCTTCTATATCACCACAAACTATCCAATCACCTTGCGAAAATGAATTATCAAAAAGCATCATAACAGAAGCAAAGAAGTTTGCGATGATATCTTTTGCCGCAAAAGCAACAGCAAGACCACCGATACCAAGTGAAGCTATGAGCGCTGATATATCAAAGCCAAGCTTTTGAAGAATTAGTAAAAGTGCGATTATTAATACAATTACATAGACTACTTTTAAAACTAAATTTACGACCTCTTTTCGTCTACTCTTTTGTGCGATTTTATCGATTATTACTATGCCATAACCATTTAGGATAGTTAAAACAAGCCATGAAAATGCGACTATATAGACGATCGAGAATATATTTGCTAGAGTTAGTGGCACTGGCACTGGATAAAAGCCAACACCGATACAAATATTTAGCGCATAAATGATAAGAAGTGCAGAGATAGGCTTTTTAACGATATCTACTATCTGATCCTTTGCCTCCTTTACGCCTTCGCCTGATGCAATGAGTGACATAAGCCAGTATGTGAGTTTGGCAAGAATTCTTGTAAGTGAGACAAAAAATAAAAATACTACGATTATAACTACGATCTTACCAACGTTAAATTTTGTCGAATTTATAGAAGTTAGCTTATTTATATATTCGACCGTATCGACTAAATTTAGCTCTGATAAGATCATGCTTGAGCTTAGAAGATCGGCATTGTTTTTAAGATAGATTAAAATTTCCTCATCAGTCTCTTTTTTTAAATCAAGCTCGGCAAATGCGTTATCGTAAGAGCTTGAAGTCTCATTTAGAGAATCTTTTAGCTCTTTTATACTGACGTAAGAATTTGTTTGTAAATTTAAAAGTCCGTTATCTATCACCTCTTTTATAGAGTTTGCTTTAGCGCCTTTTTTAAATATTTCTTCAAGATTAATTAAAGCTGAGAAATATGCATAATCTATCTTCATTTTCTCAAGCTCAATAGCACTTTGAACGTAAGCATCTTTGTTTAATTGCTTCTCTAATTTAGCTACTTTTTTTTCTAAATTATTTTTTTGCAAAATAAATTTATCAATATCGTTTTGAGTTACTTCAATCTGCATAACATATAGTGGAATTTTTTCCAAAAGGTCATTTTTTTTCTTTTGAAGTCCAGCTAAATTTGAATTATCAGCTTTTGTTGAGTTTGTATCTTTTTGCTGTGCTTTTATGATTTGGATTTGATTATTTAAAGTTAAAATTTGATTTGTTAGGCTTAGTATATTTTCTTCTTGAGTTTTATTATTTTCAGCACCAAAAAGCATTATAAATGAGAGCAAGACGATTGTTAAAATTTTACGCATTTTCACCCCTTTTATCTGCTAAAAGTTTGAATGTGCCCTCTTTTAAATCGTAGCTAAAAATTTCACCGGTTTCTATAATGTAGTGCCAGCCATAAATTTGAAGGTTTCCTCTTTCATACTCCTCTTTTACATTTGGATAAGTCATTATATTTTCGATCGAATTTATCACATTTAATCTCTCAGTTAGCCACGCCATTTTTGCTGGATCGTCGCTTGTAAATTTAAGCACTTCTCGCTTGATCGGCTCTATTAGCTTTATCCAATTTCTAACATTTGGCGTGGTCTTGAGCTTTTTTTCATCCATATAAAGCGCTGCACATCCGCCGCAGTCAGAGTGCCCGCAAATAATGATATTTTTGATATTTAAAAGCTCTAATGCATATTCGATAGCCGAAGTCGTTGCCAAAAATTCCTCGCTCACTCTATAAGGTGGCACGATGTTTGCAATATTTCGCACCATAAAAAGCTCGCCTGGAAGGCAGTTTGTTATCAAATTCGGTACTACTCTTGAATCAACACAGGATATAAAAAGGGTATGCGGGTCTTGTCTATTTTGTAGACTTTTAAAGAGCTCTTCATGCTCTAAAAAGCCATCTTCCATAAATTTTACCGCACCTTCAAGTAGCGAGTCATCCATAGAAATTTATCTCCATTTTTTATATTTTTACGCGATTATAGCAACTTTTATTTAATCTAAAAAATACTTTAACATATAAATTTTTAACTAATATAATTTGTTAAAATTCTTTTTATTCATTGTTTAATTATTTTAGGCTAAACTCATTCAAAAATTCATAAGGAGATAAAATGAGTCTGTATGATAGGAACTACGCAAAACAAAATCAAGAAGAACTTGCGTACTCTCAAAGCTCACTAAGCACTTTTATAAAACAAACTTATCAACTTTTTGCAGCATCACTACTTTCAGCAACAGCTGGCGCTTATGTAGGTATTAGCATAGCTGGCGTTTTTGCGGCAAATAGATTTTTGTTCTGGGGACTTGTAATAGTCGAGTTTGCACTACTTTTTGGCTTAATGGCAGCTAAACGCAAAGAGGGATTAAATTTAATACTTCTATTTGCGTTTACTTTCATAAGTGGCCTTACGCTAACTCCGCTACTTTCAGCGATCTTGGCTATGCCAAGTGGAGCTGGTATTGTAGCTCAAGCATTTGGACTAACAACAGTTGCTTTTGGTGCGTTAAGTGTCTTTGCAATGAATACAAAACGTAACTTTACAACAATGGGTAAAATGTTGTTCATAACCTTAATTGTTATCGTTGCAGCAGCTATTATTAATATCTTTGTTAAAAGCACAATGTTTCAACTTGTAATCGCAAGTATTTCATCGATCTTATTTAGCGCATATATACTTTTTGATACGCAAAATATTATCCGTGGAAACTACGAAACTCCAGTTGAAGGCGCAGTTGCTTTGTATCTTGATTTTGTAAATCTATTTACATCATTACTACAAATTTTAGGAATTTTTAATAGAAATGACTAAAGATGAGCGCATCTACCGAGTAATAGATGCGAATCTAAATAGGCTAAAAGAAGGGCTTCGTGTCGTTGAAGATATAAAAAGATATGTCTTTGATGACGCTAAGCTCGCCTACAAAATAAAATCCCTCCGCCACAAAGCAAAGATCCCACAAAAAGAATTTTTAAAATTTAGAAATTCTCAAAATGATGTCTTAAAAACTAGCACGAAAAGCGAACAAGCTAGAGAAAATTTAGACGAGATAATCACTGCAAATTTCAAGCGCGCCCAGGAGAGTGCTCGCGTGCTTGAAGAGTGCTTTAAGCTCATAAATTTAGAACAAGCCGAGCTTTTTAAAAGCATAAGATACGAGCTTTATGAGCTTGAAAAAGAACTTTAACTAAAAATTTAAATCTTTTCTTGTATAATCGCAACCAATTATTTTTAAAAATTTAAAGGAAATTTCGTGAGTTTAATATTTTTGATCTTACAGTTTGCTCTAGCTGTCATCATAACTATCGCTGTTTTACTTCAAAAAAGCTCATCTATCGGACTTGGGGC contains:
- a CDS encoding TRAP transporter large permease; protein product: MTIAFLFILLFALMLIGVPVAVSLGTSTVLTMIFFTDIDIATIPQLIFDGINKFSLMAIPMFILAGNLLSKGGSARRIIDFAKSMVGHLPGGLPMSAIFACIIFAAVSGSSPATVVAIGSIMFAAIKEAGYPKEYAVGGITTAGSLGILIPPSVVMIVYGVTAEVSIGKLFMAGVVPGLMLGAFMLVQTYVGAKKLGFKATKAEPLKARVQKFAKAFWALLIVVVVIGGIYGGIFTPTEAAAASAVYALFISLFIYRDIKIKDLWDICLDSALTTAMIFFIIANAVVFAYLLTSEQIPQAIASMILDANIGMIGFLIFVNILLFIMGQFMEPSSVIMIMVPLLLPIATQLGVDPIHFGIILVVNMEIGMVTPPVGLNLFVASGLTNMNLKEVIVACLPWTLTLFFGLILVTYIPQISLWLPNIMYGH
- a CDS encoding GGDEF domain-containing protein, which translates into the protein MRRISLYTAQKIIIFSILLTHVCYFFIFLFMKEEILAVTNVFSVATYLFLLRLIYDSPENNKITMVIVQLEILFHALVCMLTLGWGYGFGLLFLASSLILFFTSFTYKFFNYIIVATQIILSIVCYIYLDGQPVKDFDGFKDLLFVFNLSMVCVFSVIVSYLLESSNLFIFLSILEEKEMAENILNHDPLTGLLNRTSMQKILSQNDLYKNRDFAIVMCDIDNFKKINDTYGHGAGDAVLKSLSGIFKNTFRDKDRVARFGGEEFLAVVLGVKKDVAVSIVERVRETLNKNIVEFENIKINATMTFGVVAHDGAGEFSIEKMIKQADELLYVGKRNGKNIVMSADYDPKG
- a CDS encoding GGDEF domain-containing protein, yielding MTHDFVDQSSYKAIDDIYKTILDVMIAANALSLLLFMIIATPLLFMCLLFIAAGILLRIKFDIKYRVLISLAFHLNIILLVTIIVTTMGWNTGIWIILVGVIFINYFLAFDSKSLTYIMAFLELILLILLYFIHKDEAPLIPSAIRGAIVICSIVFAFFIVLRLSMFADIITSSGYQQIRKETEELEKDSKHDFLTGLLNRRIIEKTLRFELVANKERSGNTNLVIMLGDIDNFKKINDTYGHDCGDEVLKDVASALKKSFRGKDYVCRWGGEEFLIILPDTKIEFIHEVSKRLKKQINNAKLPDKTPVTMTFGMLICANGIEVDFEQAITLVDKLLYEGKQNGKDRIELEILKKGSDA
- a CDS encoding mechanosensitive ion channel domain-containing protein translates to MRKILTIVLLSFIMLFGAENNKTQEENILSLTNQILTLNNQIQIIKAQQKDTNSTKADNSNLAGLQKKKNDLLEKIPLYVMQIEVTQNDIDKFILQKNNLEKKVAKLEKQLNKDAYVQSAIELEKMKIDYAYFSALINLEEIFKKGAKANSIKEVIDNGLLNLQTNSYVSIKELKDSLNETSSSYDNAFAELDLKKETDEEILIYLKNNADLLSSSMILSELNLVDTVEYINKLTSINSTKFNVGKIVVIIVVFLFFVSLTRILAKLTYWLMSLIASGEGVKEAKDQIVDIVKKPISALLIIYALNICIGVGFYPVPVPLTLANIFSIVYIVAFSWLVLTILNGYGIVIIDKIAQKSRRKEVVNLVLKVVYVIVLIIALLLILQKLGFDISALIASLGIGGLAVAFAAKDIIANFFASVMMLFDNSFSQGDWIVCGDIEGTVVEVGFRKTTIRSFDNALIFVPNSKLASDPVRNWSRRKVGRRIRMLIGIEYGATTDEIKKCVDDIKTMLINHPDIAKSEDITAKKKGLKYRQSIVSVDDYAGYKSNLFVVVDDFADSSINILVYCFAKTIVWGEFLDVKQDVMLKIMDILKQNGLNFAFPSQSLYIESIKDKI
- a CDS encoding carbonic anhydrase gives rise to the protein MDDSLLEGAVKFMEDGFLEHEELFKSLQNRQDPHTLFISCVDSRVVPNLITNCLPGELFMVRNIANIVPPYRVSEEFLATTSAIEYALELLNIKNIIICGHSDCGGCAALYMDEKKLKTTPNVRNWIKLIEPIKREVLKFTSDDPAKMAWLTERLNVINSIENIMTYPNVKEEYERGNLQIYGWHYIIETGEIFSYDLKEGTFKLLADKRGENA
- a CDS encoding Bax inhibitor-1/YccA family protein, with product MSLYDRNYAKQNQEELAYSQSSLSTFIKQTYQLFAASLLSATAGAYVGISIAGVFAANRFLFWGLVIVEFALLFGLMAAKRKEGLNLILLFAFTFISGLTLTPLLSAILAMPSGAGIVAQAFGLTTVAFGALSVFAMNTKRNFTTMGKMLFITLIVIVAAAIINIFVKSTMFQLVIASISSILFSAYILFDTQNIIRGNYETPVEGAVALYLDFVNLFTSLLQILGIFNRND
- a CDS encoding thiamine-phosphate pyrophosphorylase gives rise to the protein MTKDERIYRVIDANLNRLKEGLRVVEDIKRYVFDDAKLAYKIKSLRHKAKIPQKEFLKFRNSQNDVLKTSTKSEQARENLDEIITANFKRAQESARVLEECFKLINLEQAELFKSIRYELYELEKEL